A single region of the Paludibacter jiangxiensis genome encodes:
- a CDS encoding RagB/SusD family nutrient uptake outer membrane protein, giving the protein MKKKLIYTLLTACTLATTMTSCKDFLEVSSPSVVDAAFVYKDLSTAEAAMAGLRDKWRECSGSYVYGAGAFYALDVPGSDIERHPESYSGQLQRHYPEGFYENGTKIATFCSTYSIDQADGKNTYTYLYATIMLANNAISAIEARSDYKTIIDSKTPSAWGFLYGQAVAARAQCYLDLTRYYGDVPYLTQGGQNVSGLTPRDVIYEGEIAKLKLVEPLMYRPGEIDSKGAAVGKGVFTRTFVQGLIGRMCLYAGGYATRRNDMKYVDAAGNSLSFDKIGADNNGSFYGRRQDYKQFFTTAKTYLDAAVANPGSAVIFHATDTRGTDALGRIYNNPYQLFFQQLGDNVGSTKNADESIYEIPMTRGVSNERPYSSGRVSDGGSTNQYPCKGYGQARIQPAYYYGWFDNNDMRRDVTVTVTGSNGKGVEKLIPFTPGSKASGGGLCLNKFDENRQASPYTASQRNSGINAPFMRISDIMLLDAEVNAVLDANSTVAYNLLKKVHERAFASAALANVDGFISAAGSLYKAIIKERALEFGGEGDRRNVLLRTGLIAEAVAQTRATNTAMVNALADNNKLAYTFANGNTISAYIWTATGDLKTAKGYRLTTQCPDETNPYLFPGWRGQFDSWETLGAAAISGNKTNVAIKGLFSQWTPAKVKITYADNTTATVSGMTFLTMMQKMKDGSAKSIVEQDSGLGMALTAWGSQIASNGPEFYQNFFPGFDGATAPIYFYPINSNTVNSSNGTITNGYGFVQQ; this is encoded by the coding sequence ATGAAAAAGAAATTAATATACACGTTATTGACTGCTTGCACGTTAGCAACAACAATGACATCTTGTAAAGATTTCCTCGAAGTATCTTCTCCTTCGGTGGTAGATGCAGCTTTCGTCTATAAAGATTTGAGTACGGCCGAAGCTGCTATGGCAGGGCTTCGTGATAAATGGCGCGAATGTTCCGGATCTTATGTGTATGGCGCAGGAGCTTTTTATGCATTGGACGTTCCCGGATCTGATATAGAAAGACATCCGGAATCCTACAGCGGACAGTTGCAAAGACATTATCCGGAAGGATTCTATGAAAATGGCACAAAGATTGCCACATTTTGTAGCACTTACAGCATAGACCAAGCCGATGGTAAAAATACATATACCTACCTGTATGCTACAATTATGTTGGCAAACAATGCTATTTCTGCCATTGAGGCACGCAGCGATTATAAAACAATTATAGATTCAAAAACGCCATCTGCATGGGGATTTCTGTACGGTCAGGCGGTTGCTGCCCGCGCTCAGTGTTATTTGGATTTAACTCGCTATTATGGTGATGTTCCTTACTTAACACAAGGAGGTCAAAACGTTTCCGGCTTGACCCCTCGCGACGTGATCTATGAAGGTGAAATTGCCAAACTGAAACTGGTAGAACCGTTGATGTACCGACCTGGAGAAATCGATTCTAAAGGAGCTGCTGTAGGTAAAGGCGTATTTACCCGCACTTTCGTACAAGGTTTGATCGGACGCATGTGCCTATATGCAGGTGGCTATGCTACCCGTCGTAATGACATGAAATATGTTGACGCAGCAGGAAACTCTCTGTCTTTTGATAAAATCGGAGCAGATAACAACGGTTCGTTTTACGGACGTCGGCAGGATTACAAGCAATTCTTTACAACTGCCAAGACTTATCTCGACGCTGCGGTAGCTAATCCTGGAAGTGCAGTTATATTCCATGCAACGGATACTCGTGGAACGGATGCGTTGGGCCGCATTTACAATAATCCTTACCAGCTATTCTTCCAACAGTTGGGAGATAATGTAGGATCTACGAAAAATGCAGATGAATCTATCTACGAGATACCTATGACGAGAGGTGTTTCCAATGAACGCCCTTATTCTTCAGGACGTGTTTCTGATGGTGGTAGTACAAATCAATATCCATGTAAAGGTTATGGACAAGCGCGCATACAACCGGCATATTACTATGGTTGGTTTGACAACAACGATATGCGTCGTGATGTTACCGTTACAGTTACCGGAAGTAATGGAAAAGGAGTCGAAAAATTAATTCCGTTTACACCTGGTAGCAAAGCTTCCGGCGGAGGTTTGTGTTTGAATAAATTTGATGAAAATCGTCAGGCCAGTCCTTACACAGCATCGCAACGTAATTCAGGTATTAACGCTCCCTTTATGCGTATTTCGGACATTATGTTGCTTGACGCAGAAGTGAACGCTGTATTAGACGCTAATAGTACTGTCGCTTATAATTTGCTTAAGAAAGTACACGAACGTGCTTTTGCTTCGGCTGCCCTCGCAAATGTTGATGGGTTTATTTCAGCCGCAGGATCATTGTACAAAGCTATCATTAAAGAACGTGCATTGGAATTCGGTGGCGAAGGCGATCGCCGTAATGTATTGCTTCGTACAGGTTTGATCGCAGAAGCGGTTGCTCAGACCCGTGCTACCAATACAGCAATGGTTAATGCACTGGCTGACAACAATAAACTTGCCTACACATTTGCAAATGGCAATACAATTTCAGCTTACATCTGGACAGCAACGGGAGACCTTAAAACAGCAAAAGGCTACCGCCTAACCACACAATGTCCTGACGAAACGAATCCATACTTATTCCCGGGATGGAGAGGTCAGTTTGACAGTTGGGAAACTCTGGGAGCTGCAGCAATTTCAGGTAATAAAACAAACGTTGCCATCAAAGGATTGTTCAGCCAGTGGACTCCTGCCAAAGTAAAAATTACCTATGCAGATAACACAACTGCTACTGTATCCGGCATGACCTTCTTGACTATGATGCAAAAAATGAAAGATGGCTCTGCAAAAAGTATAGTTGAACAAGATTCCGGTTTAGGCATGGCTCTTACAGCTTGGGGATCTCAAATTGCAAGCAATGGACCTGAGTTCTATCAAAATTTCTTCCCGGGTTTTGATGGAGCAACAGCGCCTATCTATTTCTATCCAATTAATAGTAATACAGTGAATAGTTCAAACGGAACTATCACGAATGGATATGGATTTGTGCAACAATAA
- a CDS encoding LamG domain-containing protein, translating into MARTRIYSLLLILLCLPLSIQAQKGKEKSNGKNQTEWVVCKFLDKTKDSVRVLGNPRIISSKFGKAVLFDGTKDGIFINQMPLAGLEQFTVEAIFRPDEGGKFEQRFFHCGEIKGSRVMMELRSTPKGWYFDAFLNANDSKKTLADSTLLHPSNQWYHVAFVVDKGKLTTYVNGKKELQENIPMTPFFKGMTSLGVRQNELSWFKGAIYKIRITPKALKPDLFIRK; encoded by the coding sequence ATGGCACGAACCAGAATTTATTCACTCCTGTTGATCCTTCTGTGCCTGCCCTTATCTATCCAAGCACAAAAAGGGAAAGAGAAATCCAACGGTAAGAACCAGACCGAATGGGTTGTCTGCAAGTTTTTAGATAAAACAAAAGATAGTGTCCGCGTATTGGGAAATCCCCGGATAATTTCTTCGAAATTCGGGAAAGCCGTCTTGTTTGACGGAACAAAAGATGGTATTTTCATCAATCAAATGCCATTGGCCGGATTAGAACAATTTACCGTTGAAGCAATCTTCCGCCCAGACGAGGGAGGAAAATTTGAACAACGGTTCTTTCATTGCGGTGAAATTAAAGGAAGCCGCGTGATGATGGAACTCCGTTCCACTCCCAAAGGTTGGTATTTTGATGCATTTCTGAATGCCAACGATTCAAAAAAAACATTAGCCGACTCCACGCTGCTGCATCCATCGAACCAGTGGTATCATGTAGCATTTGTCGTTGACAAGGGGAAGCTTACCACCTATGTCAATGGCAAAAAAGAGTTGCAGGAAAATATTCCGATGACTCCATTCTTCAAAGGGATGACTTCTCTCGGAGTCCGACAAAATGAACTGTCATGGTTCAAAGGAGCCATTTACAAAATCAGAATCACACCCAAAGCCTTAAAACCCGACCTCTTCATCAGAAAATAA
- a CDS encoding pectate lyase — MRTMKVFLLSVLSVVFCAQTGKGQDNSKLTQDAEQTMLKATRFMVEKVSTNGGYVWYYTPDFSRRWGEMEATKTMIWLQDPGTTLVGHMLLDAYRATGNEYYYQAAAKAANAIIYGQHPEGGWNYLIDFAGDKSLKQWYNTVGKNGWRLEEFQHYYGNCTFDDNVTSETARFLLRMYLAKLDPAYKPALDKAIDFILKSQYPIGAWPQRYPLMYDFNKQGHPDYTSYYTYNDDVIWENIHFLIQCYLTLGEQRFLDPIKRAMNFYIISQDGSGGWGQQMDLNLQTAGARTYEPKALLPRNTEAIIKQLMDFYRYTGDRKFLNPIPAALKWLEQTRLPQNETENGRYSHPKFVEVGTNKAIYPHRKGSNVVYGYYYVDYKDTNLLSHYGGKSFVNIQELQDEYNKLCVMPVEEATKDSPLLEQTYKEEGTPVTYYDLSHERPTRIPDDSFVKRVVQSLDKEGRWLIKHGMTSHPYIGDGVKKEPTEEYVKTFVGDETDTSPYRDPSDALYISTGDYVHNMRMLINYVEAHKNGLTEEQLRARLR; from the coding sequence ATGAGAACAATGAAGGTATTCCTTCTTTCTGTTTTGTCTGTAGTTTTTTGCGCTCAAACGGGCAAGGGACAGGACAACTCAAAACTGACACAGGATGCAGAACAAACCATGCTGAAAGCTACCCGCTTCATGGTTGAAAAAGTAAGTACAAATGGTGGTTATGTGTGGTACTACACTCCCGACTTCAGCCGTCGCTGGGGGGAGATGGAGGCAACCAAAACAATGATCTGGCTCCAGGATCCGGGAACCACACTGGTTGGGCACATGTTGCTCGATGCCTATCGTGCAACCGGCAACGAATATTATTATCAGGCAGCCGCAAAAGCAGCTAACGCCATTATCTACGGCCAACATCCCGAAGGCGGCTGGAACTATCTGATCGATTTTGCCGGTGACAAGTCACTGAAACAGTGGTACAACACCGTTGGTAAAAACGGCTGGCGTCTCGAAGAATTCCAGCATTATTACGGCAACTGTACTTTCGACGATAACGTCACTTCCGAAACCGCCCGTTTCCTGCTGCGGATGTATCTTGCCAAACTCGATCCGGCGTATAAACCAGCGTTAGACAAAGCGATCGATTTCATCCTGAAAAGCCAGTACCCCATCGGAGCCTGGCCGCAACGTTACCCCCTGATGTACGACTTCAACAAGCAGGGGCATCCCGATTATACTTCTTACTATACCTATAACGATGATGTGATCTGGGAAAATATCCATTTCCTCATCCAATGTTACCTGACATTGGGCGAACAACGTTTTCTCGACCCGATTAAACGAGCCATGAACTTCTATATCATCTCACAGGATGGCAGTGGAGGATGGGGTCAGCAGATGGATTTGAACCTTCAGACGGCCGGCGCCCGCACCTACGAACCTAAAGCGCTGCTGCCCCGGAACACCGAAGCCATCATCAAACAATTGATGGATTTCTATCGCTATACCGGCGATCGCAAATTTCTCAACCCTATTCCGGCTGCCCTGAAATGGTTGGAGCAAACACGTCTTCCTCAAAATGAAACCGAGAACGGACGCTATTCTCACCCAAAGTTTGTGGAAGTTGGAACTAACAAAGCAATTTATCCTCACCGCAAAGGATCAAACGTTGTTTACGGCTATTATTATGTCGATTACAAAGACACCAACCTGCTGAGCCATTATGGCGGCAAATCGTTTGTCAATATTCAGGAATTGCAGGATGAATACAATAAGCTGTGCGTTATGCCTGTAGAGGAAGCTACAAAAGATTCTCCCCTATTGGAACAAACCTATAAAGAAGAAGGCACTCCTGTTACCTATTACGATCTGAGTCACGAACGTCCGACCCGCATTCCGGACGACTCTTTTGTAAAGCGGGTTGTTCAATCGCTCGATAAAGAGGGTCGCTGGCTGATTAAACACGGCATGACGAGCCATCCGTACATTGGGGATGGTGTAAAAAAAGAACCGACAGAAGAGTATGTCAAGACATTTGTGGGAGACGAAACGGATACTTCGCCTTACCGTGATCCCTCGGATGCACTTTATATTTCAACGGGAGACTATGTACATAACATGCGGATGCTAATCAACTATGTCGAAGCTCATAAAAACGGACTGACCGAAGAGCAACTGCGGGCACGTCTGCGATAA
- a CDS encoding DUF5060 domain-containing protein, whose translation MGKKFLVLALLLNCWIYQQGIAQSVVEQWGRFEVSFKHQPAKNPFVDDNLSAVFSNGNSKVKVHGFYDGNNTYIVRFMPTKTGTWTYLTSSNIPELNGKKGKFVCKPATDNNHGPVMVRNQYHFAYADSTPYYPFGTTVYSYIHQDNEHVAVALNTLAKSPFNKLRFLIFPQWQDYTKVQTPFFQFEKSKEPLPKKDTILWDYSRFDPAFFRNMEKHIDELAEKGVEADVILFHPYDEGKWGFDKMSHKTDLFYLKYIVARLSSFRNVWWSLCNEFDHFKYKSDADWDDLIATVAKEDPYHHLCSIHNDKRMFNNTNPALTHACVQGGTYVDDFGRAVIQRDAYKKPVVYDEICYEGDIVYRWGNLSAERMVYRYWQGAIAGCYAGHGETFVGKDSVLHLVWGRELRGRSPERIRFLKSIMEETGTLEQIDHFWGMNNMAKSEHGDILIYLGTEAKTEWPFVLSRDLKLPEGTKYTAEIIDTWNMTRTPVPGIFCTTKADAKGIYDNKSRTIGLPGKPYMAILLKPTR comes from the coding sequence ATGGGTAAAAAGTTTTTAGTTTTAGCATTGCTATTGAACTGCTGGATTTATCAGCAAGGTATCGCTCAATCGGTTGTCGAACAATGGGGCCGGTTCGAGGTGAGCTTCAAACACCAACCGGCAAAGAATCCGTTCGTGGACGACAATCTGTCTGCCGTATTCTCGAACGGCAACAGTAAAGTAAAAGTTCATGGTTTTTACGATGGGAACAACACGTATATCGTCCGCTTCATGCCGACCAAAACCGGTACATGGACATACCTTACATCAAGCAATATTCCCGAATTGAACGGAAAGAAGGGTAAGTTTGTTTGTAAACCGGCAACCGACAATAATCACGGGCCGGTGATGGTGCGCAACCAGTATCATTTCGCTTATGCCGATTCAACGCCCTATTATCCATTCGGCACCACCGTCTATTCCTATATTCATCAGGATAACGAACATGTAGCTGTGGCTTTGAATACTTTGGCAAAAAGTCCGTTCAACAAGCTACGTTTTTTGATTTTCCCGCAATGGCAGGACTACACCAAAGTGCAAACCCCGTTTTTCCAGTTTGAAAAAAGCAAAGAACCATTACCGAAAAAGGATACCATTCTTTGGGATTATTCACGTTTCGATCCGGCATTTTTCAGAAATATGGAGAAACATATCGATGAATTGGCTGAAAAAGGAGTGGAAGCTGACGTTATACTGTTTCATCCATACGATGAAGGCAAATGGGGCTTCGACAAGATGTCGCACAAAACAGATCTGTTTTACTTGAAATACATTGTGGCACGGCTCAGTTCGTTCCGCAATGTGTGGTGGTCGCTGTGTAACGAATTCGACCATTTCAAATATAAGAGCGATGCCGACTGGGACGACTTGATTGCGACCGTGGCCAAGGAAGATCCGTATCACCATTTATGCTCCATTCACAACGACAAGCGAATGTTCAACAATACCAATCCTGCATTGACCCATGCCTGCGTACAAGGAGGAACCTACGTGGACGATTTCGGACGGGCGGTAATTCAACGCGATGCCTACAAGAAACCGGTTGTTTACGATGAAATCTGTTACGAAGGCGATATCGTTTACCGTTGGGGAAATCTTTCGGCCGAAAGGATGGTATATCGTTATTGGCAAGGCGCTATTGCCGGTTGTTATGCAGGCCATGGAGAGACTTTTGTAGGAAAAGACAGCGTGCTGCATCTGGTTTGGGGTCGTGAATTGCGAGGTAGAAGTCCCGAAAGGATCCGTTTTCTGAAAAGTATCATGGAAGAGACCGGAACCCTCGAACAAATCGACCATTTTTGGGGAATGAACAACATGGCAAAATCGGAGCACGGCGATATACTAATCTATCTGGGAACAGAAGCAAAAACCGAATGGCCGTTCGTGCTTTCGCGCGATTTGAAACTTCCGGAAGGTACCAAATACACCGCCGAGATAATCGACACCTGGAATATGACCCGAACACCGGTTCCCGGGATATTTTGCACCACCAAAGCCGACGCGAAAGGTATCTACGATAACAAAAGCCGGACAATCGGACTACCGGGAAAACCTTATATGGCAATCTTGCTGAAACCGACCAGGTAA
- a CDS encoding family 43 glycosylhydrolase has protein sequence MKQLFFGLLIMAFALHALGVTKQSIYKKIDNQTYTNPVLGGDYPDPSILRVGNDFYMTHSSFNYYPGLLIWHSTDLIHWERVTHALNKNVGSVWAPDFVKVKDTYYIYFPAGGTLWAVYAKSPAGPWSEPVDLKIHGFIDPGHLVAQDGTRYLYLSNGYYIKLTADGLAADGEAVKFYEGWQFPQTWSTECFCMESPKANYHNGYYYQTVAEGGTAGPATSHMVVTARSKNPLGPWENSPYNPIIHTENRDETWWSQGHGTLVDDASGKWWILYHAYEKGFHTLGRQTLMLPVEWTKDGWFRIPQGVKSGNKIQKPQGIPSNDGIGLSDNFSGNTLGLQWQFYKLFKPERVRVADGKLTLTAEGNSFADSSPLLVNAADKKYEIIVEYAIEDGVTAGLTLYYNEKANVRLAVDSKQASVIVQQSRKAHYPSLAGNHGFLRILNENNEVSFYQSADGKNWTKFDRSIDISGYNHNVFAEFLSLRAGLFAFGNGKAVFRNFIYNK, from the coding sequence ATGAAACAACTCTTTTTCGGATTATTGATAATGGCATTTGCTTTACACGCTTTAGGTGTTACCAAACAGTCAATATATAAGAAAATTGATAATCAGACTTATACCAATCCCGTGTTGGGAGGTGATTATCCCGATCCTTCCATTCTGCGGGTGGGGAATGATTTTTACATGACTCATTCTTCGTTCAATTATTACCCGGGATTGCTAATCTGGCACTCCACCGACCTGATTCATTGGGAACGGGTAACTCACGCGCTCAATAAAAATGTCGGTTCCGTATGGGCACCCGATTTTGTGAAGGTAAAAGACACCTACTACATCTATTTCCCGGCAGGTGGCACGCTTTGGGCAGTTTACGCCAAGTCACCGGCAGGCCCCTGGTCGGAGCCGGTCGACCTCAAAATCCACGGATTCATTGATCCCGGTCATCTGGTCGCTCAGGACGGCACCCGCTACCTTTATCTCTCCAACGGGTATTACATCAAACTCACGGCCGATGGACTAGCTGCCGATGGGGAAGCGGTTAAATTTTACGAAGGCTGGCAGTTCCCGCAAACATGGAGCACCGAATGTTTCTGCATGGAATCGCCCAAAGCCAACTATCACAATGGTTATTACTACCAAACGGTAGCCGAAGGCGGTACTGCCGGTCCGGCCACTTCGCACATGGTGGTGACGGCTCGTTCCAAAAATCCGCTGGGTCCCTGGGAAAATTCGCCTTACAATCCCATCATCCATACCGAAAACCGGGATGAAACTTGGTGGAGCCAGGGACACGGCACTCTCGTTGATGATGCCTCGGGTAAATGGTGGATTCTCTATCATGCTTACGAAAAAGGCTTCCATACATTGGGGCGTCAAACACTGATGTTGCCGGTGGAATGGACCAAAGACGGCTGGTTCCGCATTCCGCAAGGAGTCAAAAGCGGTAATAAAATTCAAAAGCCGCAGGGGATACCTTCTAACGATGGTATCGGATTGTCCGACAATTTTTCAGGAAATACGTTAGGCCTGCAATGGCAGTTCTACAAACTCTTCAAGCCTGAACGGGTGCGGGTCGCCGATGGAAAATTGACATTGACCGCAGAAGGCAATTCGTTTGCCGACAGTTCTCCTTTGTTAGTAAATGCCGCCGATAAAAAATACGAAATAATCGTTGAATATGCGATTGAAGACGGCGTTACCGCCGGTCTGACTCTTTATTACAACGAAAAGGCCAATGTTCGTCTGGCGGTCGACAGCAAACAGGCTTCGGTTATCGTACAGCAATCGAGAAAAGCACATTATCCTTCATTAGCCGGCAACCACGGTTTTTTACGGATTCTGAATGAAAATAACGAAGTGAGTTTTTACCAAAGCGCTGACGGAAAAAACTGGACAAAATTTGACCGGAGTATCGACATTTCCGGTTACAACCACAATGTGTTTGCTGAGTTCCTTAGCCTGCGTGCCGGCCTTTTTGCCTTTGGCAACGGGAAGGCTGTCTTTCGGAACTTTATCTATAATAAATAA
- the pelA gene encoding pectate lyase, whose product MKYIQLITILLLFPLTLGFAQNKPQVNPGEYLKMRWETVATRMPAQWYGTDEAKQVAENVLISQKEIGGWAKNEPFHHPFSDSLRTHYLRTKIEKGGTFDNGSTISELRFLAKVYSHLKDERYKQAFEKGVNYIFMAQYKNGGWPQYFPVKDAQDEILLDKTEPYSMHITFNDNAMVNVMTLLKDLFSDNKEFVPLELGKGLKEKARKAFDKGVECILKTQIQVNHHPTVWCAQHNEKTLAPANARAYELASFSGAESVGIALLLMDIDHPSKAIISSVKGAEKWFEDHEIKGIKIGSETDQNGQRNRVVIEDKNASPIWARFYDLTTEKPFFCSRDGIKRSSLAEISYERRNGYGWYTYEPANVLARFPEWQKKNHLSK is encoded by the coding sequence ATGAAATATATCCAATTGATTACAATATTATTGCTTTTCCCATTAACTTTGGGTTTCGCTCAAAATAAGCCACAAGTTAACCCCGGAGAGTATCTTAAAATGAGATGGGAGACGGTGGCAACCCGAATGCCGGCACAATGGTATGGCACGGATGAAGCAAAACAGGTAGCTGAGAATGTGTTAATCAGCCAGAAAGAGATTGGAGGCTGGGCAAAAAATGAGCCCTTTCACCACCCGTTTTCCGACTCTTTGAGAACTCACTATCTCCGAACCAAAATCGAAAAAGGAGGAACGTTTGACAATGGTTCAACCATCTCTGAATTGCGATTTCTGGCGAAAGTATATTCTCATCTCAAAGATGAACGATACAAACAGGCATTTGAAAAAGGGGTGAATTATATCTTCATGGCACAATATAAAAATGGAGGATGGCCTCAGTATTTTCCGGTGAAAGATGCTCAGGATGAGATACTTTTGGATAAAACAGAACCCTACTCGATGCACATTACCTTCAACGACAATGCCATGGTAAATGTCATGACGCTCCTTAAAGATCTGTTTTCTGACAATAAAGAATTTGTACCTTTAGAATTGGGAAAAGGCCTTAAAGAAAAAGCAAGGAAGGCATTTGATAAAGGGGTTGAATGTATACTCAAAACACAGATTCAGGTTAACCACCACCCCACCGTCTGGTGTGCTCAACACAACGAAAAAACACTTGCTCCGGCTAATGCACGTGCTTACGAACTGGCATCATTCAGCGGAGCCGAATCGGTGGGCATCGCATTATTGCTGATGGATATCGATCATCCGTCAAAGGCCATTATTTCGTCTGTCAAGGGGGCTGAGAAATGGTTTGAAGATCATGAGATAAAAGGAATAAAAATCGGAAGCGAAACCGACCAAAATGGTCAAAGAAACCGTGTTGTCATTGAAGATAAAAATGCATCGCCTATTTGGGCTCGCTTTTACGATCTGACAACAGAGAAACCATTTTTCTGTAGTCGCGATGGCATTAAAAGAAGCTCTTTGGCTGAAATAAGTTACGAACGCAGAAACGGTTATGGCTGGTACACCTATGAACCGGCAAATGTATTAGCCAGATTTCCCGAATGGCAAAAGAAAAATCATCTTTCAAAATAA
- a CDS encoding pectinesterase family protein: MKRRLFGFIMCCTILLSGSLHAQRYQAVVSPGASIQAAIESAPENPDKPYVILVKNGIYKEKVIINKPNIVLVGENRDSTRVIFAELSSKRTMKEYKGKPVGNGVIVLQDGADDCIISGITVYNNYGSTVEPTTAHQMAIFGTATRTIIINCNVWADGNDALSLWAKEDGMYYHADLSLRCPGVDFLCPRGWCYATRCSFYGDGRALIWHDGRGNYDKKLVITDSHFDSKSPVTLGRYHHDAQFFLINCTMTDKIIDHPIGYAYTDQVLDPCPWGQRVYMDNVKREGGNFEWMKNNLEKAKGSPKPKQINALWTFAGKWDPEAKIQSLWNVLAYPQTKTVK; this comes from the coding sequence ATGAAAAGAAGACTTTTCGGTTTTATAATGTGCTGCACTATATTGCTATCCGGTTCTTTGCACGCACAACGTTATCAAGCAGTTGTTTCGCCGGGAGCAAGCATTCAGGCGGCCATTGAGTCTGCTCCTGAGAACCCGGACAAACCGTATGTCATTCTGGTAAAAAACGGCATTTACAAGGAGAAGGTGATCATCAACAAACCAAATATTGTGCTCGTTGGAGAAAATCGCGACAGCACTCGGGTAATATTTGCGGAACTTTCGAGTAAACGCACAATGAAAGAATACAAAGGCAAACCGGTGGGCAATGGTGTGATTGTTTTGCAGGATGGGGCAGACGACTGCATTATCAGTGGCATAACCGTTTATAATAATTACGGAAGTACTGTTGAACCGACTACCGCCCATCAAATGGCGATATTTGGCACTGCAACACGCACCATCATCATTAATTGCAACGTGTGGGCCGATGGCAACGATGCCTTGTCGCTTTGGGCAAAAGAGGATGGAATGTATTACCACGCGGATCTAAGCCTGCGTTGTCCTGGAGTAGACTTCCTGTGTCCGAGAGGTTGGTGCTATGCCACCCGTTGCTCTTTTTATGGCGATGGACGGGCGTTAATCTGGCATGACGGGCGCGGCAACTATGATAAAAAACTGGTGATAACCGACTCTCATTTCGACTCGAAAAGCCCGGTGACGCTGGGCCGCTACCACCACGACGCTCAGTTTTTCCTCATCAATTGCACAATGACCGACAAAATTATCGACCATCCGATTGGATATGCCTATACCGATCAGGTACTCGATCCATGCCCATGGGGACAACGGGTGTATATGGACAACGTGAAACGCGAAGGTGGCAATTTCGAATGGATGAAAAACAATCTGGAGAAAGCAAAAGGTTCGCCGAAACCGAAACAAATCAACGCACTTTGGACATTTGCCGGCAAATGGGATCCGGAAGCAAAAATACAATCTCTTTGGAATGTTCTTGCCTACCCGCAGACTAAAACTGTCAAATAA